Sequence from the Ammospiza nelsoni isolate bAmmNel1 chromosome 7, bAmmNel1.pri, whole genome shotgun sequence genome:
gagtcttttttcctttctcattggCAATGTCGAAGAGAGTGTGAGAACGGCAAAGAGAAATGCCATTTTACTTCTCCTTCAGCAAAACTAGTGCATGCTTTTGGCCCATGCTCTGGGGCTACTAtcaacatttcttctctcatTCCTAGCCTAAGCTTGTCTTTGCTCTGGCACTTGAAGGTAGAGTTAGAGGCATCCTGTAAATGCCCATTTCTGAATCTGATAGCCTAGTTATCCCAGTGACATTGCTCTGCATATACCATACACTTGGCTTGGGTCAATGATCCATTTCTACAGCTACCCTCAGAATACAAAGATTTCATCTTAAGGCCAGTAGTCCTTAGAACCGATTTTGTTTGGCTTTACTCATCTTAGCACCAAGTCATAGTTTCATCCAGTGATTAGCAAAAACAAATCAATTTTTCACAGTAGTTCCTATGTTGCTGTACAAAGCATTAGACCAATTTGAGAACTTCCATGACAAAGAATGATTGGACTGAAAAATATATGGAAACCTTGTTATCACATTTATGTTTCTGAGCTGTTTAAAATGAGAACAAATTATATCTAGTTATTAACAATGTGCACTAAGTGATTGTATTAGACAACCCCTGATGAGGTAATCAGTACTGATATGAATACTGCATCTGCTGTTTTCTGTAACAGCAAGATGCAATTGCAATGCTTACACAttatacacacagacacagccgTGTGACCGCATAGCACTGGGAAGATTACCTACTGCTTCCCATTTGTTCCATTCAGGGTCGTACTTCTCAATGCTCTGCAGGTATGTTCCTTTTGAATAGGAATATCCTCCTGTTACATAGATGCATCCGTTCATGACCACCGTGCCACACTCCATCCTTCTCTCCATCATGTGAGCCATCTGCTTCCACTCATTTTGCTCTGGGTCATAGCAGTCAGTGATTGTGGTCTGTCCACCCACAAAATAGATCTTGTTTTGTAACGTAATTGAACACAATCCATATTCTTCGGAAAGAAAGGAATACAGTACAATTCGGCATGATAACATTAAATTAAACTGCAAGTACATGACAAACATTGGGCACCACTGAGGGCAGCTGAATGTTCTCATTGAGCTTAGGAGGCACTTCAGGATTTTCTGCTAGATTACAGCATCAGTACTCAGtgaaatttgctttaaaatcttAGTTACCAGATGtagaacacagaaaaaacccttttaaaaTTAGTATAAATAGTTTTTGCCAAATGTCAATGAATAGTTAGGTTTTACAGAAAGTTATATTATTTAACAGAATGTGGACATTCGGTATTTATATCGTGATTTCTATAGAACAGACACTTGAAGAAGGTCTTCCTTTCCACTTTCAGAGTTTGGAAACAGCCCTTGCTGCCCTACaggcatttctttttaaattaggAATATGCCAAAAACTCCTAACTGGGCTTAAGGACTCCCAGGTACAAATAATCAAATCAAGCCCTATTTTTGTGAGAAATTATTTACCTGGATGTGGACTTGTGGTGACTATGCTCCACTCATTGCTACCTGAATGGTATCTCTGGATTTTATCGTAGGTGCAGCTTCCTCTGTACCCATAGTGACCTCCAGCAACATAGATGACTTCATGCAGGACACAGGCCGTGGCATTTCCAACTCCTGTTCACAGTGTGAAAGTCAAACATGCATTCAGACTGCATGCAATAACCATGGCCTCTTCCATCCACAACTCCATTTCAAATGATTTGTTAATATTTATTAACAGTATATGCTTGCAAGTATTTAACTGAATGTGAATAAAACAGATTTATGAAGATACCAGCAAAAGTCAAGAATGACTAAATAAAATTGCAGTAACCAATATATATTGCACGTAATACAACCACCCAATAGTTCCCTGGATTTTTAGACAGTAAGTAAAGTCACACTGTCTCACTGATTTTGGAATAGGCAATTAGTTTCACTGTTTCACTAAGTTACACTTGTTAGATGGCAAGAGCAAAGACAGTGGGAGTTGAGATTCTTCAGTGTCTCAGGGTATCTTTTCTGATACTTTTGGTCGCTCTCATGGTATTACTAGTTAAGCTATTGTATATACAAGGACACAAACAGAACGGAGCCATTCTAACACTGTCTCTAGGACAACAACATGAAATAAAGCAAAGGGGGGTCTGAGCATCTTAGTTTCACAATTATAAAAACTGGCAAAACAACTGCATAGAATATGTAACTCATAGGATTAGCATAGCATTTCTActttcaaaggaaataaaaatagtagCAATGTCTGAGGAAAACATACAAACAATGGAGAAAGTTGTAAAGgcctgcttttttttcttttacatataCACCCAAAAATGCTCTTGAAAAATATTATGTTGCATTAACTTACAGTAAATTTTTATATCtaattataaatatttgcattcatttataaaaatgtatGATAAAATGTTTAACTGTAGTATTGTTGTTACTGTTacaaaataatcacagaatagtctgagttggaagggacccagaaAGATCAGCAAATccaactcttaagtgaatggcaCATACAGGGATCAAACCAGTCACCCTGGCATTATTTAGCACCAGGCTCAGACCAACTGAGCTCATCTCAGAGTCAATACCCTTTGGTTAGGCTGTGATTCATACATTTTTAGTAGATCACTACTTTGGTTGCTAGAAACAGGTATTAGTGCTTTTCATTATCCTCATACTAATGATTAAACAAAGGATCCTGAACAGATGATACACAGAAATAGGAGGGAACTCCATGCAAGAAGTTTTAAATTATGACACCTTTATAAATGACTGCATGGAAAATCATATGTAAAAGTAATACAGCCCCTTTATTGGAGTTTGCTCTTTGATTGTGTACTGAATGGACGACCTGGGTTTCTGAGGTAAACCCTGAAATCACACCACAACATTGGGCTCTTATCCTGGGtagttttctgatttctttctagtttgaacagaaattttactaatgaaaaaggcaaaattaaacTGAGACTGCCACTTACTTTTCTACCTGCTGTTCTATGGCACAGCTCAATATAGCATTTGGATGGTTATGGTTATTTGGCTAGTGAAGACCTGAACCAAAGCCCACCAACATTAACAGAAAATTCCCATGGATTTCTCTAGATTTTGCATCAAATCCTAAATGTTTCCATGGCACTTAAAAATGGCAAATACAAAAGAATTAACATTGGAGGCAGACCCTATACAAAAGTTTACCTACCTTTGATCATGTTTGCAATGGGGAGCCATTTCTGTATTAAAGGATCATAAAACTCAGCTTCTTGGACTGGAGCTCCCTTTCGGTACCCTCCCAGTGCATAAACGCAGCCACTCACGGACACAGCGCAGTGGTAATACCTGGCATCGAGCATGGGGCAGCCTTCTGTCCACTCATCTCTCTCGCTGTTATATATCCACACGGTGTCAAGAGCTTCAATGCTCTCTGTTCTGTAACCTCCTGTCACATATATGTCTGGTCCCAAACTGGTGACCCCATAGCTCTCTCTGGTGTGATCTGGCATCTCTGTTCCCTGGACCCATGTATCGGTTAAAGGATCCCAAACATGCACTTCTGATAAGGGATGCCAATAATATCCTCCAATTACATACATGGCTGCTGTGGATCTTCTGGAAAGACCTTTGGGATTGAGGTTCAGGGCATTATATATGAGTGACCTTATCTTACTGTCATTGAGTCGGCATTTTTTTCGCAGGCTTAAAGCTGACCTCAAATACGCATTATCTAAGTCTAATTTGATGCAGCTCAGCACTTCACAGATGTCTTCAATTCTTCCTTCCACATTGTGTGTCACCCACTTAATGACAGCTTCAATGGCTGCCTCTTCTTTCTGAACATTGAGATTCTCTCTGGAGAGAATATAAGAGAGCTTCTCCTTGTCAATGTCCAGAAACTCCTCCTGCTTCCACACTTCTTCAAACTGCCATAACAAAATCCTTCTGGACTCTTTCTCCAGCTCCGAGCAATCATGATATTCGGCAAAGGAGTGCATCCCAATGCAGTTGTCAGTATCTAAGTGCCTTACCAGAAACTGCTCACAGGCTTTCTTTACTGACAAGAACTGGAGCAGGTCTGCAGCCTGGAGTAGGCTTTGGACATTTCTCTTTGTTATCTGGATCTGTGATGTGTATGCATAATTCACGAGAGCTTCCAGTACTGCATGGCTGAGCCCGGGAAGGCTGATCTggtttttggatttttctttcatatcGGCTGTGAACATGGCTTTAAAATAactgctgcaggctgccagggcagctctgtggcagTGGAAGATGACCCCCGAGGCGCACTGCAGGGTGATGTCGGTGAACAGCCCGTCCAGGTAAAACGCCCGGAACGCCTCCAAGAAGCCGGCGGGGTGCGCGGAGTCCCTGTAGAGGTACGCGTACTCCTCCTGCCCGGCCGCGGCCATCGCCGCGCCCGCAGCTCCCGCCGCTTTGTCCGCGCAGCCCGGCCGCCCTCCGGCTGCGGACCCGCCCGGCACACGGGGGCTCCCAGCCCGCGGCGGCCCCTGACCGTCTTTGGAAGCGCCGCTGCCGGAGGGAGCAGCGGGGCCGCAGCCGCAGCTCCTATTTTGGTGTCCCGGCcggcccccccgccccgccagGCACCCCTCAGCCAGGCCGGCGCGCCCCGGCGCCCAGCCCGGCCCCCGCTCGCCCGCTCGCCTCGGAAAGGTCCGGCCCgagccgctgccgccgccgtcCCGGCGCTCCCCACCCCGGGCAGGGGTTAAAGCCTGTCAGCAGTGGTGACAGAAGGCCCGGCCGTGTTAGGGACAGGAGCAGATGCCTGGGGAGCGTCACCAGCTCGGTGTCACTCAGCCACACAACAAAGCGAGGGGCCTCGGCCGCCGCTGTCAGCGACCTAAAGCCGGCTCTCGCAGGGCGCCCCGCGCTCCCAGGGCGCTTGGAGGAGGGATACTGGGAAGAGCAGCAAGCTCCGAGGGCTCCCCCAGTACCggagagcagccacagctctcccCAAACTCCTGAATCTGGCAGGGTGAAAAGGACAGTAACAAATTATGCCCACAAACAGATTCCAACTATAAGTAAATTTTTCAGGAAGAAGGCTGTATTAGCTTTTAAAACTCCTGAAAATGTGATTCACAATTTAagaaggtttgggtttttttttctgctagctacacattttctttatttgaaacACAGCATCCTCCGGGTTCAAGCAGCTGTGGGCTCTCCATCTGCAGCAGGGTTCCGATTCTTTGCACCCAGCAgccaggctctccctgccctaCCAGAGCAGGGAGATTGAAAGAACTGCCAGTAATTTCTTCAACCAAAAGGAGGCGAATATTATTATTAGCTAAGTGCCAGTAATACCCAAAAGGAGAAATTTTGATAGTTCCCACTCAACACAGATGAAAAAGcatcatatttttcttttaattattgGTGGTATTTCTGCCACAAAGCACAAGTATGAACTAAGGAAATCCAGACAGGAAAGTGTAAATGGTTGTACTCCTCTGCCATCCTTCCTTCCATGCTAGCCCTGCACCAGGATTCATATGAGACAAAATgatccaaacaaacaaaaaaccccacaaaaccaaaatttccCCATACCCACACACATCTAtgccttcctttttttcaaCCCCTCTGGATGCATTGTTAGCTCAGAGAACTGGAGTTTGTAGTGTAACCTAGTAATTACAACAGCTCCGCTGCCTGACATGGGCCTGTCCCTCAGCTACTCCATTTCTTTGGCCAGAAAATTCTCTTGTGGAGCCTCAAGTCTTTATACATCCCCATGCCAACAGCTTTGTTTTggttgcattttccatttcttcccttCCTATGGACAAGCAGGAACTTCTTTGGAGTCTTGGCTATTGCACTAGCACACAATACTAAGGCTAAGTACTCACACAGTCATGGTGTATGACAGCACACCTACTAGCATACAGAACCTTCCCCATACAGATATGACTTTTGTTAGGCTTTTCTTTTCATAACATTTTTCCCTAAGTCATCTCCCTCCCAGAGAGCAAGTCAGGAGGTCAGCAACACTTAGTACTGAGTACTGAACATGCATCCCCCTTCAAGgagcttttccctttcttttggCTGGGCTCCCAGCTTCACCCAGCTTCATTCTTTGGAGATACTCATCTCCCCTCCATTGTAACCAAACATGGAAAATTTTGGTAATTGTGGTGCTTCAGAAAAATCCTCACTTCTTttaagtggggaaaaaaaaccccagacaagACCTGATTAATAGCTTAATGGTCTGCCTactgaaattgaaaaatttcttctgtcTCCAACATGCACTTTGTCTGGCAAATATCATCAGCTCTACCCTCTAGTTGAAGTGATTATAACATAATTCCTAATATCTCATGTACTCTTCTTAATCTACTCTCAACTCGTGCTTCAGCACTTTAATCAAAGccacagaaaaatccttttttgaggatgaaaaaaaatttctcaccCAATATCTCACTCTCACAGCAAATTACAAGGTAGGTCCCTTAAGGCTAAAACAATAGTGTAAGTGGAAGAAAAAGCTGAGTAATCACTGATATActactttttgtttgttcttaAGCAAGCTGTAACCAAGATCTGTGGACAAACTGAAAGCAAGCTATTCCATAACTAAGTTCTGAAAAACACAGACGAGACCAGCACAGAATTTGGAACACTCAGCAGCACATCTAG
This genomic interval carries:
- the KLHL23 gene encoding kelch-like protein 23, with amino-acid sequence MAAAGQEEYAYLYRDSAHPAGFLEAFRAFYLDGLFTDITLQCASGVIFHCHRAALAACSSYFKAMFTADMKEKSKNQISLPGLSHAVLEALVNYAYTSQIQITKRNVQSLLQAADLLQFLSVKKACEQFLVRHLDTDNCIGMHSFAEYHDCSELEKESRRILLWQFEEVWKQEEFLDIDKEKLSYILSRENLNVQKEEAAIEAVIKWVTHNVEGRIEDICEVLSCIKLDLDNAYLRSALSLRKKCRLNDSKIRSLIYNALNLNPKGLSRRSTAAMYVIGGYYWHPLSEVHVWDPLTDTWVQGTEMPDHTRESYGVTSLGPDIYVTGGYRTESIEALDTVWIYNSERDEWTEGCPMLDARYYHCAVSVSGCVYALGGYRKGAPVQEAEFYDPLIQKWLPIANMIKGVGNATACVLHEVIYVAGGHYGYRGSCTYDKIQRYHSGSNEWSIVTTSPHPEYGLCSITLQNKIYFVGGQTTITDCYDPEQNEWKQMAHMMERRMECGTVVMNGCIYVTGGYSYSKGTYLQSIEKYDPEWNKWEAVGNLPSAMRSHGCVCVYNV